One genomic window of Trichomycterus rosablanca isolate fTriRos1 chromosome 1, fTriRos1.hap1, whole genome shotgun sequence includes the following:
- the ccdc77 gene encoding coiled-coil domain-containing protein 77: MMYSPPKHVRDSCETKQDVDSPLPPISERLAYLRPSRELLEFYRQKLAQFNGEHDDLVQLLEKYKSTSEDQHKLQWEVRQREEEIAELQKALSDMQVYLFQEREQALRLYAENDRLKIRELEDRKKIQHLLALVGPDTGEITYFHREPPHKVTIPQKKLSPRAQEFGKVAKPRPGSSKEGSKNLSKNGNDTNSQQYKKDNQTLLLQVEALQAQLEEQTRLAKEQIESLLEDRRIHMEEGQVQHQRDQERITALTEKLQRTQNLLYESTRDFLQLKFESRTHEKSWMVEKDRLLRDLDSCQERLREPHSFPERPGASTAPLILTQPTPDSSQTHREQIRALQEELKQAHKLADMYREQCVGLETDLAQIREEGDVGREIFKERSDKIANRLQLMTQRYEALEKRRAMEVEGFKTDIKHLRQKLKDVEKQLFKVTLNVGPDQDLAILHEVRQSNARTKKIQGELKTLKAKIYGLENELRFS; the protein is encoded by the exons ATGATGTACTCTCCACCCAAACATGTCAGAGACAG CTGTGAGACCAAGCAGGATGTAGACTCTCCGTTACCTCCTATCTCTGAGCGCTTGGCATATCTGCGTCCATCTCGTGAACTTCTGGAATTTTACAGACAGAAATTGGCGCAGTTTAATGGAGAACATGATGACCTAGTGCAGCTTCTTGAGAAGTACAAGAGCACTAGCGAGGACCAG CACAAGCTGCAGTGGGAAGTGCGTCAGCGTGAAGAGGAGATAGCAGAGCTGCAGAAGGCTTTAAGTGACATGCAGGTTTACCTCTTCCAGGAACGAGAGCAAGCCCTCAGGCTCTATGCTGAGAATGACCGTCTCAAGATCAG GGAGCTTGAAGACAGGAAAAAGATTCAACACCTTTTAGCCCTGGTCGGTCCAGATACAGGAGAGATTACATATTTTCACAGAGAGCCTCCACACAAG GTCACTATTCCTCAAAAGAAACTCTCACCCAGAGCCCAGGAGTTTGGAAAAGTAGCGAAACCAAGGCCTGGATCATCTAAAG AGGGGAGCAAGAATTTGTCCAAAAATGGAAATGACACTAACTCTCAGCAGTACAAGAAAGATAACCAGACATTGTTACTACAG GTGGAGGCGCTACAGGCACAGCTGGAAGAGCAGACTCGACTGGCTAAAGAGCAAATAGAGTCTCTGCTGGAGGACAGGCGAATTCATATGGAGGAGGGCCAGGTTCAGCATCAGCGAGACCAGGAGAGAATCACTGCCCTTACAGAGAA ACTCCAGCGCACACAGAACCTGCTGTATGAGAGCACCAGGGACTTCCTGCAGCTGAAGTTTGAAAGTCGCACCCACGAAAAGAGCTGGATGGTGGAGAAGGACAGACTTCTGAGAGATCTGGACTCATGTCAGGAGAGACTCAGGGAGCCACACAGCTTCCCAGAGCGACCAGGAGCCTCAACAGCCCCACTGATCCTCACACAGCCCACTCCAGACAGCAGTCAGACTCATCGGGAACAGATCAGG gcTCTTCAAGAGGAGTTAAAGCAGGCTCATAAGCTGGCAGACATGTACAGAGAGCAGTGTGTAGGACTGGAGACAGACCTGGCACAGATCAGAGAGGAGGGTGACGTTGGCAGAGAGATCTTTAAA GAACGCTCAGACAAGATAGCCAATCGTCTTCAATTAATGACTCAGCGATATGAGGCTCTGGAAAAGAGACGAGCCATGGAGGTGGAGGGCTTCAAGACTGACATCAAACATTTGCGACAGAAACTCAAAGATGTTGAGAAGCAGCTGTTTAAG gtGACACTTAATGTGGGGCCAGATCAGGACTTGGCCATCCTGCATGAAGTCCGACAGTCTAACGCTCGCACCAAGAAAATCCAGGGGGAGTTAAAAACCCTAAAAGCAAAGATATACGGACTAGAGAACGAACTGAGATTCAGCTAG